DNA from Pseudomonadota bacterium:
ATGTTCTTTCAGTTTTTCCCAACCGATTTCAGCATTTTTCGTACGGGCACGACCTTCAAAAGCAAAGGGCTTGGTAACTACCCCGACAGTCAACGCGCCCATTTCCTTACTGATCCGCGCCACAACCGGGGCACCGCCCGTCCCGGTTCCACCGCCCAGTCCAGCGGTGATAAAAACCATATCACTGCCTTGAAGCGCCTTTCTTATTTCTTCAGCGCTTTCCTCGGCCGACTCCCTGCCGAGTTCTGGATTTGCGCCGGCGCCAAGCCCCTTTGCCGCAACACGGCCGAATTGCAATTTAATATCGGCCATGGAAGTTTCCAATGCCTGCAAATCAGTATTGCCGGCAATGAATTCAACCCCCTGGAGCTTGCTCTCCACCATGGTGTTGACAGCGTTTCCACCGCCACCGCCGACACCAAATACTTTGATTTTGGCCCGCGATTCGAGTTCTGCCAGCTTAAAAGACATAGTATGCCCCCTGTAGTTTCAACGCCCGTTTTTTTAACAAAAACGCAGCATTAATAAATTACTCTAAAAAATACTTTTAAACCAGTTTTTCATCCGCTTCACAAGCTTATCATCTTTCGAGCGGAACCTGTTGCCGGACTTATGTTTCATGCCGTAAAAAACCAGTCCGACGCTTGTTGCACACTGCGGGGTGTTGACGATATCAGTTATCCCGCCAACTTCCCGCGGATAACCGATACGCACCGGCAGGTCAAATATCTGCTCCGCCATATCCACGACATTTGCCAGAAGCCCTGTTCCGCCAGTGATAACCAGTCCTGCGTTAATCAAATCCTTATAGGCGGAATCAAACAATTCCTGGTTGATCAGCGTCAACATTTCTTCAATCCTGGGCTCGAGAATTTCTCCCATGACCCTCCGGGACAGTCTTCTCGACTTCCTTCCCCCGACACTTGGCACCTCGATAACCTGATCTTTGTCAATCATCGACGAGATAGCGCAGCCGAATTTTTCCTTTAATCTTTCAGCCTCTTTCAACGGCGTCCTCAACCCTATTGAAAGATCATTGGTCAAATTATTGCCGCCCAGCCCCAGAACAAAGGTATGCTTGATGGCGCCATCGTGAAAAACCGCGAGATCCGAGGTACCGCCACCGATATCAATCAGACCGATGCCCAGTTCCATTTCCTCTCTGGTCAGCACTGCTTCAGCCGATGCAATCTGCTCAAGAACAACATCGTTTACTTCAAGTCCGGCCCGATTGCAGCATTTGACAATATTATGGACTGAAGTTACAGAACCGGTGACGATATGAACATTTGCTTCCAGCCGCACACCGGTCATTCCCAGAGGGTCCTGTATCCCC
Protein-coding regions in this window:
- the ftsZ gene encoding cell division protein FtsZ gives rise to the protein MSFKLAELESRAKIKVFGVGGGGGNAVNTMVESKLQGVEFIAGNTDLQALETSMADIKLQFGRVAAKGLGAGANPELGRESAEESAEEIRKALQGSDMVFITAGLGGGTGTGGAPVVARISKEMGALTVGVVTKPFAFEGRARTKNAEIGWEKLKEHVDTIITIPNDRLISLTKKGTRFIDGMKMADDVLVQAVKGITDLINLPGYINPDFADVRAIMNEMGPALMGAGQGIGENRAADAVNMAIASPLLQD
- the ftsA gene encoding cell division protein FtsA, producing MAREEKGELIVGLDIGTTKICAVVGEVRKGKVDVIGVGIHPSVGLRRGVVVNIEHTVNSIRKAIEEAEMMAGCEISSVYVGIAGSHIKGFNSNGLIPIKHEEIRQDDIERVVDAARAVHIPPDQEIIHVIPQEFMVDGQEGIQDPLGMTGVRLEANVHIVTGSVTSVHNIVKCCNRAGLEVNDVVLEQIASAEAVLTREEMELGIGLIDIGGGTSDLAVFHDGAIKHTFVLGLGGNNLTNDLSIGLRTPLKEAERLKEKFGCAISSMIDKDQVIEVPSVGGRKSRRLSRRVMGEILEPRIEEMLTLINQELFDSAYKDLINAGLVITGGTGLLANVVDMAEQIFDLPVRIGYPREVGGITDIVNTPQCATSVGLVFYGMKHKSGNRFRSKDDKLVKRMKNWFKSIF